DNA from Rubripirellula lacrimiformis:
ATGAGTTTTACGACCCCCAAATGGTGGCGATCATGCCGATGGGCTTTTGCTATCCAGGCCGGGGCCGATCGGGCGATTTGCCTCCCCGAAAGGAATGTGCCCGCTGTGGCACGAACCGTTATTGGAACGACTGACGTCGATCAAGCTGACGTTGCTGATTGGCAACTATGCCCAAGCACACTATTGGACTGATCGACGCACGGGCAACATGACCGATAGCGTCGCAAACTGGCGCTCTGTAGCTCCTGCCATGTTCCCACTGCCACATCCAAGTCCTCGAAACAACGGTTGGCTCAAACGGAATCCATGGTTCGAACACGACGTGCTTCCGGTACTTCGTCAGGCCACCGGTGAACTGGTGAAAGTCCATCGTGACGGAGCTTGATCCCAGTGGTTTTGCAATGGAAATGCATATCGAGGGGCCAGCGGCGTCATGAATTTCAGTTGGTCGATACGCGGCATCAAATCTAGCAGACGGACTTGAATTGCAGCTTTGTTGCCGATTTCGAGATCCACGATCCCCAATCACCCGACCAAGTCGTCATCGTTGGGGACGTGACGACCGATCGCTAGGTTGGCACACGGTGTGCGGTGCAGATGTTGAACTCAATCGTTTTCACCCGCAACGGATTTTCAACATGCCCTATGTGCAACCGCTCGATATCGATGACGCCCCCAAGAAGTCGCAGCCCATTCTGACGGCGATCCAGGAAAAGTTTGGTCGCTCGATGAATATCTTCAGCACGGCGGCCCACCAACCAGATCTGCTTGGTGGGATGACGCAAATCAATGACGGCATTCGAAACGACTTGCCTGACAAGTTTCGAGAGCTCGCGTATATGAAAGCCTCCCACATCAACGCTTGT
Protein-coding regions in this window:
- a CDS encoding uracil-DNA glycosylase family protein, with the protein product MCPLWHEPLLERLTSIKLTLLIGNYAQAHYWTDRRTGNMTDSVANWRSVAPAMFPLPHPSPRNNGWLKRNPWFEHDVLPVLRQATGELVKVHRDGA